AGGCCGACGTAAACCGTGACCGCGCCGAACACGATCCCGAAGAACGACCCCAGCAGGACCGCCCGCACCGTGAACTCGGCGGGCGCCATCTCGGGCGGAATGTAGGGCTGAAATCGGCTCTGCTGCGGCAATGGCGCTTCGGCCATGGGGCGCACTCCTCCTTCGGGGGCAAACCCGCGCAAGGTAGCACATGAGAGTGCCGAGTGGCGAGTTCCGAGGGGACGCGCCCCTTGCGCAACGCTGGTATACTTAGCAAAGCTCCCAGTCAGCTTTGCGCTTGCGGTATCGCGCTCGGCGATGGAGGGTCGTCTTCAGCAGTAGCACGGACCCAACCCGCTCCCTGCCAGGGCCCCGAAGACCCAGCGGCTTTGGTGCGGCCTTCAACACCGCCGCCAACGGCCTGTTCAGCGCGCTGTTCCCCTCCGATTGCCGCCTGTGCGGCGCCCCCCTGACGACCATTTCGCGGCTCCCGGTATGCGGCGCCTGCCTGGCGGGCATGCAGCGGCTGAATGTCCCGACTTGCGAGATCTGCGGCGAGCGCCTCTTCCACGCCCAGCTTCTCCATGGTGGCGATGGCGCCGGCCTGATTTGCGGCCTCTGCCGCCGCCTGGAGCCGCCCTTCGCGCGCGCCGCCGCCTACGCCGAGTACACCGGCGGACTGCGCGAGCTGATTCAGCTGCTCAAGTACGACGGCGTGCGTCCCGCCGCCGACGTGCTCGGCCGCATGCTGGCGGAAGTCATCCAGACGCTGGCCGCCGATTTCGGCAAGCAGCCGCCGCTACTCGTCGTGGTCCCCTTGCACGCCGGCAAACAGCGGCAGCGCGGATTCAACCAGGCGGAGTTGATCGCCCGCGCCGCATCCCGCATCCTCCGGACCGCCGGACGCGGCCTGGACTTCGCTCCCTGCACCCTGGCGCGCACGCGCGCCACCCAGTCGCAGACCGGCCTCACGCGGCATCAGCGGCGCGCCAACCTGCGCGGGGCTTTCGTTGTGAACAGCGGCGCCTCCGGCGCCATTCCGGGACGCGACGTCCTGCTGGTGGACGACGTCATGACCACCGGCGCGACCGCCGGCGAATGTGCCCGCGTGCTCCGCCGCGCCGGCGCCGGGCGCGTGCTGGTCGCTACCGTGGCGCGCGCCCTCAAGCCCGAGGTAACGCGCATGGCGCTTCCGCAGGAGATCGAGTCCGGCGAAATTTCATCGGAGGTTAAAGCTCGCGCCGCGCACGCGTAGCACCATCCAACCGTCATGTCGGGCCGCTCGGGCAATTCGGGTTCGCATCATCATCACGTCGCAGACGCCGTGCCGCTGGCTCCGCGTCCGCTCGGGGTAATGCACGCCCCGGTGCTGGTGCTGAACGCCAGCTATGAGCCCATCAATGTGTGCGCCGCGCGCCGCGCCATCGTGCTGGTGCTCAAAGGCGTGGCCATGACCGAGGAGGAGAACGGACACTACCTGCACGCGGCGCGCATCGCCATGCGCGTGCCCTCGGTGATCCGTCTGCTCGAATATCGCCGAATCCCCCACCAGACGCGCGCGCTCTCCCGCAAGAACATCCTGCTGCGCGACCGCAACACCTGCCAGTACTGCGGCGCCGTCATGCCCTCGAGCGAACTCACGCTCGACCACGTGATACCGCGCTCCCGCGGCGGCCTCTCCACCTGGGAGAACCTGGTGGCTTGCTGCCATCCCTGCAACCGGCAGAAGGGAAACCAGCTCGTCGCCGAAGCCGGCTTGAAGCTGTTGCGCGAGCCGCGCTCGTTCAACCTGCACACCAGCCGGCACATCATCCGAATGATGGGCCGCTCCGACTCGAAGTGGCGGAAGTATCTTTTCTACTAGCCGCCACGCTGCTCTCTACTCGCCTCTTTGTCCGCTTCTCCCGCTCGTCTCTCGGTGCTCGTCACTCGGTACCCGGTGCTCCTAATGTGGGCACCGTGGTTCTCAATCCCATCCCTGCCGGTTCGCGCAGGTTCTCCTTAGACTTGTTTTCTACGTGTTTTCAATCAGATAGCGCCTGCCCCCGCTCTCAATCGCTGGCAGGGAAACTGCTTGAATCCGTTTTGGACGCATTCCGCGTTCGCGCGTTCGCACCCTTTCCAGTCGGAGCCATGATGGCGGAGAACGTAGTCGACCAGATCATCGCGCAGTTGCGCGCTACAGCGGCGAGCAACTATCCCGGGCGCCCAGAGCTGCGCAACATTCGCGTGGTCGGGCACACGCCCAAAACCGACCACTACATTTACGACATCGTCGCGGACTTCGCCGACGGCGGTGAGCGCGTGGCCGCCAAGGTTTACCGTCCCTCGAAGTGCGGCGCCCAGGGCGCGCGCGCGCTGGCGCGCATCGAGGAGCAGAACCTGGAGCATGCCTACCGGGTCTTCCAGAAGCGCGGCTTGAGCGGCGTGCCCCGTCCGCTGGGCGATTTTGTGGACCTGGGCGCTGTGGTCGCAGAAAAGATCGCGGGCCTGCCGCTGCAATCGCTCATCATGAAGGCCGCGCTGTTGCCCGGGAACGGCAACCACGACGCGCTCCGCCTCGCCGCCCGCAAGGCCGGCGAGTGGCTGCGCTGTTTCCATAAGGCGACCGCCGAGTCGGCGGCGCCCTTCGACGGCAACCGCCTGATGAACGACCTGGAAGAGCTGTGCGCGAACTGCCGGTCCGAGGGACTCGACGATGCTGCCATCCGCACCATCCTCACCGGGGCGCGCAACATTCTGTCGCGCGCGCGCAAGTCGCTGCCCTGCTCGGCCGTGCTCAACGACTTCACGCCGCTGAACGTCCTGATCGGCGAAAACGGTATCGGCATGGCCGACTACGCACGCATGACCCAGCGCGGCGTGAGCTTCCACGACGTGGCGCAGTTCCTCGCGTCGGTGGAGGCGCTGGAGAAGTATCCCTTCTGCAACCGGAACATCACGTCGGGCGTGCTGGAAGAGTTCGCCGAAGGCTACGGCATAACCGCAGGCGAGCAGGGCGTCCTGCGCGTCCTGCGCATGAAAGCGCTGCTGGCCATGTTCGCCCAGGGACGCACCGTAAAGGAAAGCGCCGTGCGCAAGAAGGTGATGTGGGCCACCGTGATGAAGCGCTTCATCCAGCAGGCCGCGCACCGCTCGCTGGCCCCCGCGGCGTAAAGGCAGTTGGCGGTTGCCAGTTGTTTGCCAAGTCGAACGTTGGCAGCGTCACTCTGCCTGCGCAGCTTGGTGCGCGGCAACCAACGCCAGTACAGCGCGACCAAGGCCAGAACCGACCCAACCCAATTGCGCCAAACCGGCAACTGACAACTGCCGTTACGGCATTTGCGCGCCGGCGGGCACCAGCCAGACTTCAGCCTTGTCGCCGTTGTCGCCCGTCTTCGTCGTAATGCGCTGCGGGTCGATGCCCTTGTCGCGCGTCAGGTACGTCCGCACGTTCTCGGCGCGTGCCATCGCCACGCGGTTGCCCGCCGGCGAGGTAAGGTGGCCCATGCCCACCACGGTGGCACGCGAATCCGACTCGCGCTGCAGGCGCAGCGCGATGTCGTCGAGCACGGCCTTGGCGCGGTTATCGACGTAGGCCCCGTTGGGCTTGAACATCACGTCGGCCGCCTTGCTCGGGCTGGGCGGCGGCGGCGGCGCTTCCACGGAAACCATCGCGGTGGCGCTGGCGCTCATGTTGCGATCGTCAGTCGTGGTGGCGGTGATGGTCACCGGACCCGGTTCGATGCTCTGCGTGTTGAGCGTGGCGCGCGCGCCGGCGCCCGACACGCGCCCGCGGTCCGCGGCGTAGGCGATGGTCACCGGACGGTTGTCCGGGCTCATCGCTTCACAATTCACGGTAGCGCTGTCGCCCACCCGGACACTGGCGGGCGAGGCGCTGCACGCAATCTGCGGACCCTGCGGCGGCGGCGCGGCCGCCGCTGGCGCCGGCGGCGGCGGCTCTTCCATCTCCACCACGTCGCCCACGCGCATCTCTTCCAGCGCGAAGGTGATCATCGCCGTCGATGTTTTCGGCGTCGTGTTGAGCACGATCATTTCGCCGATCGACTTGCGCGGATAGTCGGCGGGGTTGATCTTCAGCGCGCCCCCGTAAGCGCCCATCGAGGCCGGGTTCTTTTGCGTGTCTTCGGCGATGCTCGCCTTGTGGGTCAGCGAATCCAATGTGTCGCGCGACTCGGCCGAGTAGGTGCGCACGGCGCGGAAGTAATCGCCCGCCTTCACGCCCTGCTCCGAGCCCGCGTTCAGATAGACCTTCTGTCCGGTGGCCACGATCCAGTCAAAATCCTTGGCCATCACGATGCGCGCCGTCAGCTTGCCGTTCGGCGCCGCGAAGCGATCGAAGGCCGCCGAACTCTTCAGCGTGAGTTTGGGGCGCTCGCTCCATGGCACCAGGATGTCCCCCGGGACCATGCTGTCGCAGCTGAATTCCACCACGCCCACGTGCACGTTGCCCGCCTGCCGCAACACGCGGACGCGACCCAGTTCGGCGTAAGCGGCGCCCAGACCTGAGATCATGCCGCGCTGTCCGCGATAGGCTTCGGAATGGTTCGGGTCCTTCAGTTCGCGCACCACGCTGTATTGCGCGCCGTCCTGCAGTCCGCCGCCCGCCAGGTACACCAGGTCGCGATCGGCAAAGCGTGACTGCTCAGGAGACCGCCATCCGCCGGCGATGTAGTTCGTCGTCGGCAGCGAGCTGGTTACGAACCCGGCGCAATAAATG
This genomic interval from Terriglobales bacterium contains the following:
- a CDS encoding ComF family protein, whose translation is MRYRARRWRVVFSSSTDPTRSLPGPRRPSGFGAAFNTAANGLFSALFPSDCRLCGAPLTTISRLPVCGACLAGMQRLNVPTCEICGERLFHAQLLHGGDGAGLICGLCRRLEPPFARAAAYAEYTGGLRELIQLLKYDGVRPAADVLGRMLAEVIQTLAADFGKQPPLLVVVPLHAGKQRQRGFNQAELIARAASRILRTAGRGLDFAPCTLARTRATQSQTGLTRHQRRANLRGAFVVNSGASGAIPGRDVLLVDDVMTTGATAGECARVLRRAGAGRVLVATVARALKPEVTRMALPQEIESGEISSEVKARAAHA
- a CDS encoding HNH endonuclease, which encodes MSGRSGNSGSHHHHVADAVPLAPRPLGVMHAPVLVLNASYEPINVCAARRAIVLVLKGVAMTEEENGHYLHAARIAMRVPSVIRLLEYRRIPHQTRALSRKNILLRDRNTCQYCGAVMPSSELTLDHVIPRSRGGLSTWENLVACCHPCNRQKGNQLVAEAGLKLLREPRSFNLHTSRHIIRMMGRSDSKWRKYLFY
- a CDS encoding OmpA family protein, which encodes MKKLLAVMLLWAVACYAQEQRPPDQPGAPAKQAATTNLVEKVQAPTYSDIYCAGFVTSSLPTTNYIAGGWRSPEQSRFADRDLVYLAGGGLQDGAQYSVVRELKDPNHSEAYRGQRGMISGLGAAYAELGRVRVLRQAGNVHVGVVEFSCDSMVPGDILVPWSERPKLTLKSSAAFDRFAAPNGKLTARIVMAKDFDWIVATGQKVYLNAGSEQGVKAGDYFRAVRTYSAESRDTLDSLTHKASIAEDTQKNPASMGAYGGALKINPADYPRKSIGEMIVLNTTPKTSTAMITFALEEMRVGDVVEMEEPPPPAPAAAAPPPQGPQIACSASPASVRVGDSATVNCEAMSPDNRPVTIAYAADRGRVSGAGARATLNTQSIEPGPVTITATTTDDRNMSASATAMVSVEAPPPPPSPSKAADVMFKPNGAYVDNRAKAVLDDIALRLQRESDSRATVVGMGHLTSPAGNRVAMARAENVRTYLTRDKGIDPQRITTKTGDNGDKAEVWLVPAGAQMP